The Thioalkalivibrio sulfidiphilus HL-EbGr7 genome includes a window with the following:
- a CDS encoding GspH/FimT family pseudopilin, producing MNRNGGFTLVELMITLAVVAILATIAVPGFWNLIQNNRVTTQTNELVSALNLARSEAIKRGIEVRVTPVGGDFADGWCVHLGVACAGNDIIREYTEMRRMAVNGSPATLRFDGRGEKIAPGGTLLIRIQPDDCTAGTAGRARFVEIINTGRVSVTRTDC from the coding sequence ATGAACAGAAATGGCGGATTCACTCTGGTTGAATTGATGATCACCCTGGCCGTGGTGGCGATCCTCGCCACCATCGCGGTGCCGGGATTCTGGAATTTGATCCAGAACAACCGGGTGACCACCCAGACCAATGAGCTGGTGTCGGCCCTGAATCTTGCGCGCAGCGAAGCGATCAAGCGGGGTATCGAAGTGCGTGTCACGCCGGTCGGAGGTGATTTTGCCGATGGATGGTGCGTGCATCTGGGCGTGGCCTGTGCTGGAAACGACATCATTCGCGAATACACGGAGATGCGCCGTATGGCGGTAAACGGGAGCCCGGCGACACTGCGTTTCGACGGCCGAGGCGAGAAAATCGCCCCGGGTGGAACCCTCCTCATCCGGATTCAGCCGGATGATTGCACCGCGGGCACGGCAGGTCGGGCACGGTTTGTCGAGATTATCAACACTGGGCGCGTCAGCGTCACGAGGACCGATTGCTGA
- a CDS encoding GspH/FimT family pseudopilin — MPREHGLTLIELMVTLAVAAILITVAVPGFGSLVAEQRLVTTTNQFVTALHLTRSEAVKRGARVTLCASEDGSSCGSSNGYSSGWIVFEGPEPGAPVQPAGEVLRVFTPGSQVVINGDNVTSAYISYVATGETRRMNNALLMGSVTVCAGNQARRIVISRTGRPRVEQTSC; from the coding sequence ATGCCAAGGGAACATGGCCTTACCCTCATTGAACTCATGGTCACGCTGGCCGTGGCCGCCATCCTGATCACCGTCGCGGTGCCCGGCTTCGGCAGCCTGGTGGCCGAACAACGGCTCGTGACCACCACCAACCAGTTCGTCACCGCCCTGCACCTGACCCGCTCGGAGGCGGTCAAGCGGGGTGCCAGGGTGACCCTGTGCGCCAGCGAGGACGGCAGCAGCTGCGGTTCATCCAACGGATACAGCAGCGGCTGGATCGTGTTCGAGGGCCCGGAGCCGGGTGCGCCCGTGCAGCCCGCGGGGGAAGTGCTCAGGGTGTTCACGCCCGGTAGCCAGGTGGTGATCAACGGGGACAACGTGACCAGCGCCTACATCTCCTATGTGGCGACCGGGGAGACCCGGCGAATGAACAATGCGCTGCTCATGGGGTCCGTGACCGTCTGTGCCGGAAACCAGGCCCGGCGCATCGTAATCAGCCGCACCGGCCGCCCCCGGGTGGAGCAGACCAGCTGCTGA
- a CDS encoding thiazole synthase, whose amino-acid sequence MSQTETQDLLTIAGRDYRSRLLVGTGKYKDLDETRAAVEASGAEIITVAIRRTNIGQNPGEPNLLDVLPPDRYTYLPNTAGCYSAEDAVRTCRLARELLDGHTLVKLEVLGDEKTLYPDVVQTLAAAETLVKDGFQVMVYTSDDPILAKRLEEIGCVAVMPLAAPIGSGLGIQNRYNILEIVENAQVPILVDAGVGTASDAAIAMELGCDGVLMNTAIAAAKNPVLMASAMKKAIEAGREAFLAGRMPRKRYASASSPVEGTFF is encoded by the coding sequence ATGTCACAGACCGAAACCCAAGACCTCCTCACCATCGCCGGACGGGACTACCGCTCCCGCCTGCTGGTGGGTACCGGCAAGTACAAGGACCTGGACGAGACCCGCGCGGCCGTGGAGGCCAGCGGTGCCGAGATCATCACCGTGGCCATCCGCCGCACCAACATCGGCCAGAACCCCGGCGAGCCTAACCTGCTCGACGTGCTGCCTCCCGACCGCTACACCTACCTGCCCAACACCGCCGGCTGCTACTCCGCCGAGGATGCCGTGCGCACCTGCCGCCTGGCCCGGGAACTGCTGGATGGCCACACACTGGTGAAGCTGGAGGTGCTGGGGGATGAGAAGACCCTGTACCCGGACGTGGTGCAGACCCTCGCCGCCGCCGAGACCCTGGTGAAGGACGGCTTCCAGGTGATGGTCTACACCAGCGACGACCCCATCCTGGCCAAGCGCCTGGAGGAGATCGGCTGCGTGGCGGTGATGCCGCTGGCCGCCCCCATCGGCTCGGGCCTGGGCATCCAGAACCGCTACAACATCCTGGAGATCGTGGAAAACGCCCAGGTCCCCATCCTGGTGGACGCCGGCGTGGGCACGGCCTCGGACGCGGCCATCGCCATGGAACTGGGCTGCGACGGGGTGCTGATGAACACCGCCATCGCCGCGGCGAAAAACCCGGTGCTCATGGCCAGCGCCATGAAAAAGGCCATCGAGGCCGGCCGCGAGGCCTTCCTCGCCGGCCGCATGCCCCGCAAGCGCTACGCCTCGGCGTCGTCCCCGGTGGAGGGGACGTTTTTCTGA
- the trmB gene encoding tRNA (guanosine(46)-N7)-methyltransferase TrmB, whose amino-acid sequence MTEPSPKPHRPIRSFVRREGRLTAGQQRALDALWPRFGIEYSENMLDLAAIFGRSAPITLEIGFGNGESLAQMAQAAPKRDFIGIEVHRPGVGHLLARIEDLGLGNLRVMCHDAVEVLKHQIPPGSLDRVQVFFPDPWHKKRHHKRRIIQPEFVALLATRLRPGGTLHLATDWEDYARHMLEVMQASPAFRNTAEGFAPRPEHRPLTKFEQRGQRLGHGVWDILFEKCEV is encoded by the coding sequence ATGACCGAACCCAGCCCAAAACCCCACAGACCCATCCGCAGCTTCGTGCGCCGGGAGGGCCGCCTGACCGCGGGTCAGCAGCGGGCCCTGGATGCGCTGTGGCCGCGCTTCGGGATTGAATATTCGGAGAATATGCTCGATCTGGCCGCGATCTTCGGCCGATCGGCGCCCATCACCCTGGAAATCGGCTTCGGCAACGGGGAAAGCCTGGCGCAGATGGCCCAGGCGGCGCCGAAGCGGGACTTTATCGGCATCGAGGTGCACCGGCCCGGGGTGGGCCACCTGCTGGCCCGCATCGAGGACCTGGGCCTGGGCAACCTGCGGGTCATGTGCCACGACGCGGTGGAGGTGCTGAAACACCAGATCCCGCCGGGCAGCCTGGACAGGGTGCAGGTGTTCTTCCCCGACCCCTGGCACAAGAAGCGCCATCACAAGCGGCGCATCATCCAGCCGGAATTCGTCGCCCTGCTGGCCACCCGCCTGCGCCCCGGCGGCACCCTGCACCTGGCCACCGACTGGGAGGACTACGCCCGGCACATGCTGGAGGTGATGCAGGCCTCACCCGCCTTTCGCAACACCGCCGAGGGCTTCGCCCCCCGCCCGGAGCACCGGCCGCTGACCAAGTTCGAGCAGCGGGGACAGCGACTGGGGCATGGGGTGTGGGACATCCTCTTTGAGAAGTGCGAAGTGTGA
- a CDS encoding PilW family protein yields the protein MGKFLRIETRKISMRRQKGLSLVELMVAMVIALILTAGVISIFVGSQTAYRFNDAMSRVQENGRYAINVLSHDVRMAGYAGCARPGAVPISNIANPPTLGDFDPALLVEGMDDVSAGTTIGTRQVVAGTDVLILRGGSDAVGQLNAQKVENANAQLVANAGGWVAGDVLMVTDCTAVDIFRATNVSSGASGTTIAHASSMNTQNFLSKVYFQGAEVMAYRERSYFVAFRDANAPVPSLYRRVGQANSEELVEGVEDLQILYGVDTSGDQQVDTYMNAGQVAAANRWPDVLSVRLSMLLVSPENNVIDAPQQITFNGVTFTPADRRLRQIATTTIGLRNRLP from the coding sequence ATGGGTAAGTTCCTTCGAATTGAAACCAGAAAGATCTCCATGAGACGCCAGAAGGGTCTGTCCCTGGTCGAATTGATGGTCGCCATGGTGATTGCCTTGATCCTCACGGCGGGTGTGATCAGCATCTTCGTTGGGTCCCAGACGGCCTACAGGTTCAATGACGCGATGTCTCGCGTGCAGGAAAATGGGCGCTATGCCATCAACGTGCTCAGCCATGATGTGCGAATGGCGGGCTACGCGGGTTGTGCGCGGCCGGGTGCCGTGCCTATATCCAATATAGCGAATCCGCCCACGCTTGGCGATTTTGATCCGGCCTTACTGGTCGAAGGCATGGACGATGTCTCCGCCGGCACAACCATTGGAACCCGCCAGGTTGTGGCCGGTACCGATGTCCTGATCCTGCGTGGAGGCAGCGATGCCGTGGGTCAGCTCAACGCGCAAAAGGTCGAGAATGCAAATGCGCAGCTTGTTGCCAACGCCGGCGGATGGGTGGCTGGCGATGTCCTGATGGTGACCGACTGTACGGCGGTCGACATCTTCAGAGCGACTAACGTCTCTAGCGGTGCGAGCGGGACTACCATCGCCCATGCATCGAGCATGAATACGCAAAACTTCCTGTCGAAGGTCTACTTCCAGGGCGCTGAAGTCATGGCCTATCGGGAGCGTTCCTATTTCGTGGCGTTCCGGGACGCCAATGCCCCCGTGCCCTCCCTGTACCGCAGGGTGGGTCAGGCCAATTCGGAAGAACTGGTTGAGGGTGTGGAGGACCTGCAGATCCTCTACGGTGTGGATACGAGTGGTGACCAGCAGGTCGATACATATATGAATGCAGGGCAGGTCGCAGCAGCGAACCGCTGGCCGGACGTTCTGAGTGTCCGTCTGTCCATGCTGCTGGTCAGCCCTGAGAACAATGTGATCGATGCGCCTCAACAAATTACATTCAACGGTGTCACCTTCACGCCGGCAGACCGGCGGTTGAGGCAGATCGCCACCACCACGATTGGATTGAGAAACCGCCTGCCATGA
- the thiS gene encoding sulfur carrier protein ThiS: protein MDITLNGETRSVPDGLTAAGLLEHLEMTGQRLAMEVNGEIVPRGLHAGHRIQPGDRVEIVRAIGGG, encoded by the coding sequence ATGGACATCACCCTCAACGGCGAAACCCGCAGCGTCCCCGACGGGCTCACGGCCGCCGGCCTGCTGGAACACCTGGAGATGACCGGCCAGCGCCTGGCCATGGAGGTCAACGGCGAGATCGTGCCCCGGGGCCTGCATGCCGGGCACCGCATCCAGCCGGGCGACCGGGTGGAGATCGTGCGCGCCATCGGCGGTGGCTGA
- the pilV gene encoding type IV pilus modification protein PilV has translation MSESKSHCLHNPQAMMRSMSRSQRGFTLVEVLIAVLVLAIGLLGLAGLQASSLRFNNDAQLRTQATLLAYDMVDRMRANRAQAADYDTGGFNSANCGDTSGGSMAAQDTTDWLAQLDCLLPRGEGSIAVVITPNAVPAYNEIDVTIVVRWDEDRDGVPDNYRQFQFRTRL, from the coding sequence ATGAGCGAGTCCAAATCCCACTGTCTTCACAACCCGCAGGCCATGATGCGCTCCATGTCACGGTCTCAGCGAGGCTTCACGCTCGTCGAGGTGCTCATTGCAGTCCTCGTGCTGGCCATCGGGCTGTTGGGCCTTGCCGGACTCCAGGCTTCATCGTTGCGTTTCAATAACGACGCACAGTTGCGCACTCAGGCGACGTTGCTTGCCTACGATATGGTTGATCGCATGCGCGCCAACCGTGCGCAAGCGGCCGACTATGACACGGGGGGATTCAACAGTGCCAATTGTGGTGACACCAGCGGCGGTTCCATGGCCGCGCAAGACACTACCGATTGGCTTGCCCAGCTTGATTGTCTGTTGCCACGGGGCGAGGGTTCCATAGCGGTGGTGATCACCCCCAATGCAGTCCCGGCCTACAACGAGATCGACGTCACGATAGTCGTGCGCTGGGATGAGGACCGCGACGGCGTACCGGATAACTACCGCCAGTTCCAGTTCCGTACGAGGCTCTAG
- the thiO gene encoding glycine oxidase ThiO, with the protein MTDCIVVGGGLIGMLTARFLHDAGVSVTVLERGEAGREASWAGGGILSPLYPWRYPDPVTALATRTQAEYPTFARILLDETGVDPEWTLSGMLVLDAAEVTPALAWAARQGVAVERIGGADARACEPALGAEPELGLWMPNIAQVRNPRLVRSVRESLRTRKIVIREQEPVLSLLCEAGRVRGVRTRSGELRADRVLIAGGAWSAGLMPPGGPELPVVPVRGQMILFRGRPGLVQRIVLSGERYLIPRRDGRILMGSTLEYVGFEKQTTEAARQDLHRTALALVPALADCPVEHHWAGLRPGSPTGIPVITEHPDCEGLFINAGHFRNGVVLSLASCRLAAALMTGAAPALDPTPYRLEAAADPALAGADQV; encoded by the coding sequence ATGACCGACTGTATCGTGGTCGGCGGCGGCCTGATCGGCATGCTGACCGCCCGCTTCCTGCACGACGCCGGCGTGTCGGTGACCGTGCTGGAGCGGGGCGAGGCGGGTCGCGAGGCCTCCTGGGCCGGGGGCGGCATCCTCTCGCCCCTGTATCCCTGGCGCTATCCCGATCCGGTCACCGCGCTCGCCACGCGGACCCAGGCCGAGTACCCGACCTTTGCCCGTATCCTGCTGGATGAGACCGGCGTGGATCCGGAGTGGACCCTGTCGGGGATGCTGGTGCTGGATGCCGCCGAGGTTACGCCGGCCCTGGCCTGGGCGGCGCGCCAGGGTGTCGCCGTCGAGCGTATTGGCGGGGCGGATGCCCGGGCCTGCGAGCCGGCCCTGGGTGCCGAGCCGGAGTTGGGCCTGTGGATGCCCAACATCGCCCAGGTGCGCAATCCGCGCCTGGTGAGATCAGTGCGGGAGAGCCTCCGGACAAGGAAGATCGTGATTCGCGAACAGGAACCAGTCCTGTCGTTGCTGTGTGAAGCCGGCCGGGTCAGGGGTGTGCGCACCAGGAGCGGCGAGCTGCGCGCCGACCGGGTGCTGATCGCCGGCGGGGCCTGGAGCGCCGGACTCATGCCGCCCGGCGGACCGGAACTGCCCGTGGTCCCGGTGCGAGGCCAGATGATCCTGTTCCGGGGCAGGCCGGGCCTGGTGCAGCGCATCGTGCTCAGTGGCGAGCGCTACCTGATACCCCGGCGGGATGGCCGTATCCTCATGGGCAGCACCCTGGAATACGTGGGCTTCGAGAAACAGACCACCGAGGCGGCGCGCCAAGACCTGCACCGGACTGCCCTGGCGCTGGTGCCGGCCCTGGCCGACTGTCCCGTGGAGCACCACTGGGCGGGTCTGCGCCCGGGCTCGCCCACCGGTATTCCGGTGATCACGGAACACCCCGACTGCGAGGGCCTGTTCATCAACGCCGGCCACTTTCGCAATGGCGTGGTCCTGAGCCTGGCCTCCTGCCGCCTCGCTGCCGCCCTGATGACAGGGGCAGCGCCGGCCTTGGACCCGACCCCCTATCGGCTGGAAGCCGCCGCCGATCCTGCCCTGGCGGGCGCGGATCAGGTGTGA
- a CDS encoding universal stress protein, with product METRLSPVGRFETLLLATEGTEFSAGAEQVALGLAERCGARVYALRVVLTNPEYEAMAPERVQAEAEAARAYLAELGQRAGVGGVPFEGLLRHGADPYVEVVQAAEDNRVDLIVMGRRTRSDLARLMMGDSTAKVIGHAACSVLVVPCSCPVPSRRILVATDGSRLGDAAAVSASELARRFDLPVTVVSVNVPGHDQARRDEARQAIERVCQALQGEGISVEGIQEEGRPEQVIVELAKQKQADLIVVGSHGRTGLQRLLMGSVAERVVGQAEVAVLVVK from the coding sequence ATGGAGACCCGTCTTTCGCCCGTGGGGCGCTTCGAGACCCTGCTGCTCGCCACCGAGGGCACGGAATTCAGCGCCGGCGCCGAGCAGGTGGCCCTGGGGCTGGCCGAGCGCTGCGGTGCCCGGGTTTACGCCCTGCGGGTGGTGCTGACCAATCCCGAGTACGAGGCCATGGCCCCCGAGCGGGTCCAGGCCGAGGCCGAGGCGGCGCGGGCCTACCTGGCCGAACTGGGCCAGCGGGCCGGGGTGGGGGGCGTGCCCTTCGAGGGTCTGCTGCGCCACGGCGCCGACCCCTACGTGGAGGTGGTCCAGGCAGCCGAGGACAACCGTGTCGACCTGATCGTCATGGGCCGGCGCACCCGCAGCGACCTGGCGCGGCTGATGATGGGGGATTCCACCGCCAAGGTGATCGGCCATGCCGCCTGCAGCGTGCTGGTGGTGCCCTGTTCCTGCCCGGTGCCCTCGAGACGCATCCTGGTGGCCACCGACGGGTCTCGCCTGGGCGATGCTGCAGCCGTCTCCGCTTCCGAACTGGCCCGGCGTTTCGATCTGCCGGTGACCGTGGTCTCCGTGAATGTGCCCGGCCATGACCAGGCGCGCCGCGACGAGGCCCGGCAGGCCATCGAGCGGGTGTGCCAGGCCCTGCAGGGCGAGGGGATCTCCGTGGAGGGTATCCAGGAGGAAGGCCGCCCCGAACAGGTCATCGTCGAGCTGGCCAAACAGAAGCAGGCCGACCTGATCGTGGTAGGCAGCCACGGCCGCACCGGCCTGCAGCGACTGCTCATGGGCAGCGTGGCGGAGCGGGTGGTGGGTCAGGCGGAGGTGGCCGTGCTCGTGGTGAAGTGA
- a CDS encoding Fur family transcriptional regulator, protein MPENRDQVIERLRGHGITPTQQRVEIAQVLFERHQHLSADQVLARVNARDASVSKATVYNTLGLFAEKGLVREVIVDPARVFYDSNLDPHHHLFHVDNGTLEDIPVSQVNVDRLPDLPAGVAVEGVDVIIRVRRSGAAQ, encoded by the coding sequence ATGCCCGAGAATCGTGACCAGGTGATCGAACGCCTGCGGGGTCATGGCATCACGCCGACCCAGCAGCGGGTGGAGATTGCCCAGGTCCTGTTCGAGCGTCACCAGCACCTGTCCGCCGACCAGGTGCTGGCGCGGGTCAATGCCCGCGACGCCAGCGTCTCCAAGGCGACGGTCTACAACACCCTGGGCCTGTTCGCCGAGAAGGGCTTGGTGCGCGAGGTCATCGTCGACCCCGCCCGGGTCTTCTACGACAGCAACCTGGACCCGCACCACCACCTGTTCCACGTGGACAACGGCACCCTGGAAGACATCCCCGTCTCCCAGGTCAACGTCGACCGCCTGCCCGATCTGCCTGCCGGCGTGGCCGTGGAGGGCGTGGACGTGATCATCCGCGTGCGGCGCAGCGGGGCTGCGCAGTAG
- a CDS encoding SLC13 family permease, producing MQETIALTPEMMVVLGLLGFTIFLFVSEIVRVDVAAVSVMVLLGLISMIPGLGGVADTHKLFDGFASNAVISIIAVMIIGAGLDKTGVMSQVASFIMRVGGTTEKRVIPMVSGTVGVISSFMQNVGAAALFLPVISRISARTGLPMSRLLMPMGFCAILGGTMTMVGSSPLILLNDLLPAGMERFELFDVTPIGLALVTTGILYFVLLGKYVLPAVRNDGASGESTVDYFKRVYGLDYTIREYTLPSSHPMSGHTVSDLEREYGINVIGAMVSGDLRVAPWPGYQLNGTARLAVLGRADRLDQFAERAGVKTRGYLDVFSDALSHTKSGIAEVVIPPGSDLIGKTVTEIAMRKTHGLTVLAIHRGEETIREGLRDVPLQAGDTLVCHCSWSALARVEKNRDFVVVTSEYPHEELRPQKVGFAVLFFAIALGLILFTDLRLSVALLVGAVGMILTGVLNMDEAYKAVSWKTVFLLASLIPLGAAVQETGTAAWIAHQTLNLLGDVAPWVLQAAIAILATFFTLVMSNVGATVLLVPLAVSIAFAAQSMGMDADPRVFALTVAIATSNSFLIPTHQVNALIMGPGGYRVKDFMKAGGIMTVLFLVVSLTMLNLIF from the coding sequence ATGCAAGAAACCATCGCGCTGACACCCGAGATGATGGTGGTCCTCGGGCTGCTGGGCTTTACCATCTTCCTGTTCGTGTCCGAGATCGTGCGGGTGGACGTGGCCGCGGTGTCCGTGATGGTGTTGCTGGGGCTGATCAGCATGATCCCGGGCCTGGGGGGCGTGGCGGACACCCATAAGCTGTTCGACGGCTTCGCCAGTAATGCGGTGATCTCCATCATCGCGGTGATGATCATCGGCGCCGGCCTGGACAAGACCGGGGTGATGAGCCAGGTGGCTTCCTTCATCATGCGCGTGGGCGGGACCACGGAGAAACGCGTCATCCCCATGGTCTCCGGCACCGTCGGCGTGATCTCAAGCTTCATGCAGAACGTGGGCGCGGCGGCCCTGTTCCTGCCGGTGATCTCGCGCATCTCCGCGCGCACCGGCCTGCCCATGTCCCGGTTGCTCATGCCCATGGGCTTCTGCGCCATCCTGGGTGGCACCATGACCATGGTGGGCTCCAGCCCGCTGATCCTGCTCAACGACCTGCTGCCCGCGGGCATGGAACGCTTCGAGCTGTTCGACGTGACCCCCATCGGCCTGGCCCTGGTGACCACCGGCATCCTGTACTTCGTGCTGCTGGGCAAGTACGTGCTGCCGGCGGTGCGCAATGACGGCGCCAGCGGCGAGAGCACCGTGGACTACTTCAAGCGGGTCTACGGCCTGGACTACACCATCCGCGAATACACCCTGCCCTCCAGCCACCCCATGTCCGGTCACACGGTCAGCGACCTGGAGCGGGAATACGGCATCAACGTCATCGGCGCCATGGTCAGCGGCGACCTGCGCGTGGCCCCCTGGCCCGGCTACCAGCTCAACGGCACCGCGCGCCTGGCGGTGCTGGGCCGCGCCGACCGGCTGGATCAGTTCGCCGAGCGCGCCGGGGTCAAGACCAGGGGGTACCTGGACGTGTTCTCCGACGCCCTCTCCCACACCAAGTCGGGCATCGCCGAGGTGGTGATCCCGCCCGGCTCCGACCTGATCGGCAAGACGGTCACCGAGATCGCCATGCGCAAGACCCACGGCCTGACGGTACTGGCCATCCACCGCGGCGAGGAGACCATCCGCGAGGGCCTGCGCGACGTGCCCCTGCAGGCGGGTGATACCCTGGTCTGCCACTGCAGCTGGAGCGCCCTGGCGCGGGTGGAGAAGAACCGCGACTTCGTGGTGGTTACCAGCGAATACCCCCACGAGGAACTGCGCCCCCAAAAGGTGGGCTTCGCCGTGCTGTTCTTCGCCATCGCCCTGGGCCTGATCCTGTTCACCGACCTGCGCCTGTCCGTAGCCCTGCTGGTGGGTGCCGTGGGCATGATCCTCACCGGCGTGCTCAACATGGACGAGGCCTACAAAGCAGTGAGCTGGAAGACGGTGTTCCTGCTGGCGAGCCTCATCCCCCTGGGCGCGGCGGTGCAGGAAACCGGCACCGCCGCCTGGATCGCCCACCAGACCCTGAACCTGCTGGGCGACGTGGCCCCCTGGGTCCTGCAGGCGGCCATCGCCATCCTGGCCACCTTCTTCACCCTGGTCATGTCCAACGTGGGCGCCACCGTGCTGCTGGTGCCGCTGGCGGTGAGCATCGCCTTCGCCGCCCAGAGCATGGGCATGGACGCGGACCCGCGGGTGTTCGCCCTGACCGTGGCCATCGCCACCTCCAACTCCTTCCTGATCCCCACCCACCAGGTGAACGCCCTGATCATGGGTCCGGGTGGCTACCGGGTGAAGGACTTTATGAAGGCCGGCGGCATCATGACGGTGCTGTTCCTGGTGGTGTCGCTGACCATGCTGAACCTGATCTTCTAA
- a CDS encoding phosphoribulokinase, with product MSKKHPIVAVTGSSGAGTSTVKRAFEHIFLREKINPVIIEGDSFHRYNRAEMKEAMKKAADSGNNHFSHFGPEANLFDKIEDLFKTYGKTGGGKKRYYIHSDEEAAEHNARLGTKLKPGEFTPWEDIPKGTDLMFYEGLHGLAADDKVDVSKHVDLGVGVVPIVNLEWIQKIFRDNAERGYSAEVIVDTILRRMPDYVNYITPQFSRTDINFQRVPTVDTSNPFIARDIPTPDESMVVIRFRDPRKFGVDFPYLLNMIHNSFMSRRNTIVVPGGKMGLAMEIILAPIIGEMVAKRG from the coding sequence ATGTCCAAGAAGCATCCGATCGTCGCGGTCACCGGCTCTTCCGGCGCCGGCACCTCCACCGTCAAGCGTGCCTTCGAGCACATCTTCCTGCGCGAGAAGATCAACCCGGTGATCATCGAGGGCGACAGCTTCCACCGCTACAACCGTGCCGAGATGAAGGAGGCCATGAAGAAGGCCGCCGACAGTGGCAACAACCACTTCAGCCACTTTGGCCCCGAGGCCAACCTGTTCGACAAGATCGAGGATCTGTTCAAGACCTACGGCAAGACCGGCGGTGGCAAGAAGCGCTACTACATCCACAGCGATGAAGAGGCCGCCGAGCACAACGCGCGCCTGGGCACCAAGCTCAAGCCCGGCGAGTTCACCCCCTGGGAGGACATCCCCAAGGGCACCGACCTGATGTTCTACGAAGGTCTGCACGGCCTGGCCGCGGACGACAAGGTGGACGTGTCCAAGCACGTGGACCTGGGCGTGGGCGTGGTGCCCATCGTCAACCTGGAGTGGATCCAGAAGATCTTCCGCGACAATGCCGAGCGCGGCTACTCCGCCGAGGTGATCGTGGACACCATCCTGCGCCGCATGCCGGACTACGTGAACTACATCACCCCGCAGTTCTCGCGCACCGACATCAACTTCCAGCGCGTGCCCACCGTGGACACCTCCAACCCCTTCATCGCCCGGGACATCCCCACCCCCGACGAGAGCATGGTGGTGATCCGCTTCCGGGATCCCAGGAAGTTCGGCGTGGACTTCCCCTACCTGCTGAACATGATCCACAACTCGTTCATGTCCCGGCGCAACACCATCGTGGTGCCCGGCGGCAAGATGGGCCTGGCGATGGAGATCATCCTCGCCCCCATCATCGGCGAGATGGTCGCCAAGCGCGGCTGA
- a CDS encoding type II toxin-antitoxin system RelE family toxin — translation MVWTIEYAQSAKKSVKGLDPPTRRRIRDYLEQRVAALQNPRGLGAPLKGEFSELWRYRIGDYRVICELQDEKLVILVIRIAHRREVYR, via the coding sequence GTGGTCTGGACGATTGAATACGCCCAGTCCGCCAAAAAATCCGTCAAGGGACTCGATCCGCCGACAAGGCGGCGGATTCGAGACTATCTGGAGCAGCGAGTAGCCGCTTTGCAGAACCCCAGAGGGCTTGGGGCGCCGCTCAAGGGAGAATTCTCCGAGCTTTGGCGCTACCGCATCGGCGACTACCGGGTCATCTGCGAGTTGCAGGACGAAAAGCTCGTCATCTTGGTGATCCGCATCGCACACAGACGAGAGGTCTATCGATAA
- the relB gene encoding type II toxin-antitoxin system RelB family antitoxin produces MSKQTNVRLPDETYERLQALAARTGRTATYYIREAIEAQLDDLEDIYLAEQVLERIRKGEEQTLTSEEFWSGLDD; encoded by the coding sequence ATGAGCAAGCAAACCAACGTCAGATTGCCCGACGAAACCTACGAGAGGCTTCAGGCACTGGCCGCACGGACCGGCCGCACGGCCACCTACTATATCCGCGAGGCCATCGAGGCCCAGCTGGATGACCTTGAGGACATCTATCTGGCGGAACAGGTCCTGGAGCGTATCCGCAAGGGCGAAGAGCAGACCCTGACAAGCGAGGAGTTCTGGAGTGGTCTGGACGATTGA
- a CDS encoding pilus assembly PilX family protein, with translation MTDWNNFEMTRKDRRESGSALVIALVFLLLMTLIGVTAMQTTTLQERMAGNERDRNLAFQAAEAALREAEEWVANNAATLLSATELANPASWDGSAATGTVTLDGQQLAAQPVFHVGPPQFQRLGSELPPVFRCIYPITARGVGGSDAAVVILRSNFSPGGTCE, from the coding sequence ATGACTGACTGGAACAACTTTGAGATGACGCGTAAGGACCGGCGCGAATCAGGGTCGGCCTTGGTCATCGCCCTAGTGTTCCTGCTGTTGATGACGCTCATCGGCGTCACCGCCATGCAGACCACGACGCTACAGGAGCGAATGGCCGGCAATGAGCGAGACCGAAATCTTGCATTTCAGGCAGCAGAGGCAGCGCTCAGGGAAGCGGAAGAGTGGGTGGCGAACAATGCCGCGACATTGTTGAGCGCGACTGAACTTGCTAATCCCGCTAGCTGGGATGGGAGTGCAGCGACAGGCACCGTGACGTTGGATGGTCAACAGCTGGCAGCCCAGCCGGTATTCCACGTCGGGCCGCCCCAGTTCCAGCGACTGGGCAGCGAGCTTCCGCCGGTGTTTCGCTGCATATATCCGATCACAGCCCGGGGTGTTGGAGGATCTGATGCCGCCGTGGTGATCCTGCGTTCCAATTTTTCACCGGGCGGCACATGCGAGTGA